In Miscanthus floridulus cultivar M001 chromosome 5, ASM1932011v1, whole genome shotgun sequence, one genomic interval encodes:
- the LOC136452859 gene encoding putative clathrin assembly protein At2g01600 has protein sequence MAALHSWRKAYGALKDTTTLSLANLNSDFKDLDVAIVRATNHVESPPKERHLRKIVAATSIARPRADVAYCIHALARRLAKTRNWIVALKTLVVIHRLLREGDPAFCEEFLTFTQRVRILQLSNFKDDSSPVAWDYSSWVRTYGLFLEEKLECFRVLKYDIEAERLSKQGQGPEKGHSRTRELNSQDLLEQLPALQQLLYRLIGCRAEGAANKNYLVQYALAQVLKESFKIYCAINDGIINLVDKFFEMPKHEALKALDIYRRAGQQAGNLSDFYESCRGLELARNFQFPTLREPPQTFLSTMEEYVKEAPRMMPVIEPLELPQRLLLTYKPEEEEEEVREPVPIVEEKLQVVEEPAPVPSSQIASPPKPEIADTGDLLGLGDSTPTVPAIEESNALALAILPTGVDNSTTTTQQDRGFDPTGWELALVTTSSNMTPLSMESNLGGGFDKLTLDSLYDDGTYRQMQQQQLYGSAPPNPFMASDPFAVSNQVAPPPSVQMAALAPQPQAPQPQHLPMMIEANPFGPQQHHACIAPAANPFLDAGFGAFPAVNGMHPQTNPFGGAAQLL, from the exons ATGGCGGCGCTGCACAGCTGGCGCAAGGCGTACGGCGCGCTGAAGGACACCACCACCCTCAGCCTCGCCAACCTCAACTCCGACTTCAAG GATCTGGATGTCGCGATCGTGAGGGCCACCAACCACGTGGAGAGCCCGCCCAAGGAGCGCCACCTGCGCA AGATTGTGGCGGCGACGTCCATCGCGAGGCCACGGGCGGATGTCGCCTACTGCATCCATGCGCTTGCCCGGCGACTCGCCAAAACCAGGAACTGGATT GTTGCTCTGAAGACACTTGTAGTGATCCATAGGCTTCTTCGGGAAGGTGATCCTGCATTCTGCGAAGAGTTTCTAACATTTACTCAGAGAGTGCGGATTTTGCAGCTGTCAAACTTCAAGGATGATTCCAGCCCAGTTG CTTGGGATTATTCTTCATGGGTTCGCACATACGGTTTATTTTTGGAGGAAAAACTAGAATGCTTCAGGGTCTTGAAGTATGACATTGAAGCTGAGCGTTTATCAAAGCAAGGTCAAGGACCTGAAAAG GGCCACAGTAGAACTAGGGAATTGAATTCTCAGGACTTGCTGGAGCAATTGCCAGCACTGCAGCAATTGTTATATCGACTTATTGGCTGTCGG gCAGAAGGAGCTGCAAATAAAAATTATTTGGTGCAATATGCTCTAGCCCAG GTTCTTAAAGAAAGCTTCAAAATTTATTGTGCAATAAATGATGGAATTATCAACCTTGTTGACAAG TTCTTTGAGATGCCAAAGCATGAAGCACTAAAAGCCCTTGACATTTACAGGAGGGCTGGCCAGCAG GCTGGAAACCTATCTGACTTCTATGAAAGTTGTCGGGGTTTAGAGCTCGCAAGAAATTTCCAGTTTCCCACTTTGAGGGAG CCACCACAAACATTCCTTTCAACCATGGAGGAGTATGTGAAGGAGGCTCCACGTATGATGCCAGTTATAGAGCCACTG GAGCTTCCTCAGCGGCTTCTTCTGACGTAcaaaccagaagaagaagaagaagaagttcgtGAGCCTGTTCCTATTGTAGAGGAGAAACTGCAAGTTGTTGAAGAACCTGCTCCAGTTCCTTCTTCCCAAATAGCTTCTCCTCCCAAGCCTGAGATTGCAGATACTGGTGATTTACTG GGGTTAGGTGATTCAACCCCTACTGTGCCGGCAATAGAGGAGAGCAACGCTTTGGCCTTAGCAATTCTTCCGACAG GTGTTGATAATTCAACAACAACTACACAGCAAGATAGAGGATTTGATCCAACAGGATGGGAACTTGCTCTTGTTACTACAAGCAGCAACATGACTCCACTGTCTATGGAGAGTAATTTG GGTGGTGGATTTGACAAGCTCACTTTGGACAGCCTATACGATGATGGAACCTACAGGCAGATGCAGCAACAACAGCTATACGGCTCAGCCCCTCCCAATCCCTTCATGGCAAGCGATCCGTTTGCCGTGTCAAATCAAGTAGCTCCCCCACCGTCAGTTCAAATGGCAGCCTTGGCTCCACAGCCCCAGGCTCCACAGCCCCAGCATTTGCCCATGATGATTGAAGCAAATCCCTTCGGACCACAGCAGCATCACGCGTGCATCGCTCCTGCAGCAAACCCCTTCCTCGACGCCGGGTTCGGTGCGTTCCCGGCAGTAAATGGAATGCATCCACAGACCAACCCCTTCGGAGGCGCCGCACAACTTCTCTAG